Genomic DNA from Deltaproteobacteria bacterium:
TAAACCGAGTTCAGAGCTTAAGCCCGGTCGCTCTACTCTCAAGGCACTGCGAGGTACATCATTAGATTGCTGGCTCTCAGAATAATCCATAGCCGGCCGAGCCGGGGGAGTTTTAGGGGGTTCTTTTTTCGGTAATTCACGGTTCTTTAAATTCAGGTCACTGTGCTGGTTCAAGCGAATGAACTCTACCATGGAAGGTGAAGGAGGCTTCTCAAATGATGCTTGCCCAAGTGATACAAGTGATTCCATCACGAGAAAAAGTCCGAGCGTCATAAATAACGCTGCCATAAATGAAAGGGTCATTCGTTTCATCTTGGCGTCATCACTGGTTCATCGCCATGGTGGCAATGGATACATTCTCCACACCAGCTTGCCTCGCAGCATCCATCACTTGAACCAAAAGACCATTCTTAGAGTTTTCATCGGCTTGTATGACGACGGAACCTTGAGGATTCTCCGCTCTTAACCGTTCGATATTCGCCCTCACGGAACGAACATCAATAGCACGCTTATCAATCCAGATTTCACCTGCCTCATTGATGGCAACCACGATGCTGGCCTGCTCTTTACTTTCTGTAGTCACCGCGGAGGGCCGTTGAATATCAATCCCGGATTCCTTCACGAAAGAGGCGGTGACAATAAAGAAAATCAATAAAATAAAAACAATGTCCAACATGGGGGTCATGTTGATG
This window encodes:
- a CDS encoding energy transducer TonB, with the protein product MKRMTLSFMAALFMTLGLFLVMESLVSLGQASFEKPPSPSMVEFIRLNQHSDLNLKNRELPKKEPPKTPPARPAMDYSESQQSNDVPRSALRVERPGLSSELGLKGGLALGDMPMDRDTVPIVRVEPMYPARAAQRRIEGWVIVEFSIGKIGTVKNVKVVDSEPGTVFDRAALSSVSKWKYKPRVDNGVAVATHGHQTKITFKLDN
- a CDS encoding biopolymer transporter ExbD, which encodes MRKRFGQEEQDDDINMTPMLDIVFILLIFFIVTASFVKESGIDIQRPSAVTTESKEQASIVVAINEAGEIWIDKRAIDVRSVRANIERLRAENPQGSVVIQADENSKNGLLVQVMDAARQAGVENVSIATMAMNQ